A portion of the Streptomyces sp. NBC_01335 genome contains these proteins:
- a CDS encoding DUF6049 family protein → MAEAADSQGTSPSPARRWMRRTASVLLGVPLLTGLLAGPAASAPLTGTAEKAAPVSSTVDVALNSLTPSAPVEGDTLVVSGTLTNKGKETIKDAEVDLRVGPRLSGRSSIDANAKRTGYLPGVDAEALGDPYTVQVSTLRKGVSQDFSLSVPVDKLPLDTAGVYQLAVSLTGQTSGSSYDRVLGIQRTFLPWQPEESDAKSKLTFLWPLIASAHITAETASDEQQTPVFQDDELAAELQPGGRLEQLVSLGSGAPVTWVIDPDLLASVDAMAGTYRVKSGDTTVPGTNQAVAKKWLDALQKAVNGGKVVALPFADPDLASIAHRGKNVSGTLSHLQTATEAATTTVETVLHTTPTTDFAWPVDGAVDPSIVDVATSAGAHNVIARSDSLEETSNLLYTPTAARPIGGGTNAVVADYRLSTAFGGDMTGGERSTLAVQNFLSQTLAFTKQDEEKERSIVVAPQRMPTAAQAQTMARALRTLDDGRWTESVDLVAASEAKPDARATTRVPSSSAYPKRLRSQELPTQAFQDIRAIQDSLNSFQVILTQPERVVTPFGNAINRSMSTSWRGRPLEAQQYRDAVRTYLQGLVGQVNLIAKSDVTLSGRSATIPVTVQNQLVQGVDHLVLRLTSDNATRLKLNDDGAVAEQPVVIAGGHSQSVKFDADANVNGQVQIRARLFTEDGTPYGDEMTFTVKVSELTPTVLLVIAGGLLLLVLAGVRMYNHRKRAVASDTSEGGGGEPEQPSDPTPDTGPESGNPSGTGEKVDR, encoded by the coding sequence GTGGCCGAGGCGGCAGACTCCCAGGGGACATCTCCCTCTCCTGCTCGCCGGTGGATGAGGCGTACAGCGTCCGTGTTGCTGGGGGTGCCCCTGCTGACCGGTCTGCTCGCCGGACCGGCGGCATCGGCTCCCCTCACCGGCACGGCGGAGAAAGCCGCCCCCGTCTCCAGCACGGTCGACGTCGCGCTGAACTCGCTCACTCCCAGCGCACCGGTCGAAGGAGACACGCTGGTCGTCTCCGGCACCCTGACCAACAAGGGCAAAGAGACGATCAAGGACGCCGAGGTGGACCTCCGGGTCGGTCCGAGGCTCTCTGGGCGTTCCTCGATCGACGCGAACGCCAAGCGGACCGGATATCTGCCGGGCGTCGACGCGGAAGCGCTCGGCGACCCGTACACCGTGCAGGTGTCCACGCTCCGCAAGGGCGTCAGCCAGGACTTCTCGCTCTCCGTCCCGGTCGACAAGCTGCCGCTGGACACCGCCGGCGTCTACCAGCTGGCCGTCTCCCTGACCGGGCAGACGTCCGGCAGCTCCTACGACCGGGTCCTCGGCATCCAGCGCACCTTCCTGCCCTGGCAGCCGGAGGAGAGCGACGCCAAGTCCAAGCTCACCTTCCTCTGGCCGCTGATCGCCTCCGCGCACATCACGGCCGAGACCGCCTCGGACGAGCAGCAGACCCCCGTCTTCCAGGACGACGAGCTCGCCGCCGAACTGCAGCCCGGCGGCCGGCTCGAACAGCTTGTCTCCCTGGGCAGCGGCGCCCCGGTGACCTGGGTGATCGATCCGGATCTGCTGGCGAGCGTCGACGCGATGGCGGGGACCTACCGGGTCAAGTCCGGGGACACCACGGTCCCAGGCACCAACCAGGCGGTCGCCAAGAAGTGGCTCGACGCCCTGCAGAAGGCGGTGAACGGCGGCAAGGTCGTCGCCCTTCCGTTCGCCGACCCCGACCTCGCGTCCATCGCCCACCGGGGAAAGAACGTCTCGGGCACCCTCAGCCATCTGCAGACGGCCACCGAAGCGGCGACGACCACCGTCGAGACGGTGCTGCACACCACGCCGACCACCGACTTCGCGTGGCCCGTGGACGGTGCCGTCGATCCCTCGATCGTCGATGTGGCCACCTCGGCCGGGGCCCACAACGTGATCGCCCGCAGCGACAGCCTGGAGGAGACCAGCAACCTGCTGTACACCCCCACGGCTGCCCGGCCCATCGGTGGCGGTACGAACGCGGTCGTGGCCGACTACCGGCTCTCCACGGCTTTCGGCGGCGACATGACGGGGGGCGAACGCTCCACACTCGCCGTCCAGAACTTCCTCTCCCAGACCCTGGCGTTCACCAAGCAGGACGAGGAGAAGGAACGCAGCATCGTGGTGGCTCCCCAGCGGATGCCCACCGCCGCCCAGGCGCAGACGATGGCACGGGCCCTCCGGACACTGGACGACGGCCGCTGGACGGAATCCGTGGACCTGGTGGCCGCCTCCGAGGCGAAGCCGGACGCCAGGGCGACCACCCGGGTGCCGAGCTCGTCGGCGTACCCGAAGAGGCTGCGCAGCCAGGAGCTGCCCACGCAGGCGTTCCAGGACATCAGGGCCATTCAGGACTCGCTGAACAGCTTCCAGGTCATCCTGACCCAGCCGGAACGGGTGGTGACCCCGTTCGGCAACGCCATCAACCGCTCGATGTCGACCTCCTGGCGGGGAAGGCCGCTGGAGGCGCAGCAGTACCGTGACGCGGTACGCACCTACCTCCAGGGGCTCGTCGGCCAGGTGAACCTGATCGCGAAGTCGGACGTCACGCTCTCCGGCCGCAGCGCTACCATCCCGGTCACCGTGCAGAACCAACTGGTGCAGGGGGTCGACCACCTGGTGCTCCGGCTGACCTCGGACAACGCCACCCGGCTCAAGCTCAACGACGACGGCGCGGTCGCGGAGCAGCCGGTGGTGATCGCGGGCGGTCACAGCCAGTCCGTGAAGTTCGACGCGGACGCCAACGTCAACGGCCAGGTGCAGATCAGGGCCCGCCTCTTCACCGAGGACGGGACACCGTACGGCGACGAGATGACCTTCACGGTGAAGGTCTCCGAACTGACGCCGACGGTTCTGCTGGTGATCGCCGGCGGACTGCTGCTGCTGGTCCTCGCGGGTGTGAGGATGTACAACCACCGGAAGCGCGCCGTCGCAAGCGACACGTCGGAAGGCGGCGGCGGCGAACCCGAGCAGCCGAGTGACCCGACACCGGACACCGGGCCGGAAAGCGGGAACCCGTCCGGGACGGGTGAGAAAGTGGACCGTTGA
- the murJ gene encoding murein biosynthesis integral membrane protein MurJ has translation MNAPYDGDRVHGAGGTGADRVPPETGPDQMAPADPYLQHAYDHDPYRARDLAAQDPVGEALYDRASHPPPPPGTYQEPQPLYQQPPASQYPPDPRLWAQTPAPEPAGPSRHLPYGDDALTTQFVGVDDLVTRASEDEVEPDAFAHLFRDQEGPAGGRHAGTPEPEPAKAPAPQKSGGRASGLLKSSALMAAGTLVSRLTGFVRSLVITAALGAALLGDSFTIAYTLPTMIYILTVGGGLNSVFVPQLVRSMKDDEDGGEAYANRLLTLVMVALGVIVAAAVFAAPLLIRLMSLPIARDPAANSVAVTFARYCLPTIFFMGVHVVMGQILNARGKFGAMMWTPVLNNIVMIATFGLFIWVYGTSAESRMGVETIPPDGVRLLGIGTLLGLTVQALAMIPYLREAGFRFRPRFDWRGHGLGKTIKLAKWTVLFVLANQAGVLVVTQLATSAGKLSGQDGTGFLAYSNAQLIWGMPQAIITVSVMAALLPRIARAAHDNDPGAVRDDISQGLRNSAVAIVPVSFGFLALGLPMCTLLYGSSGSDASRSMGFILMAFALGLIPYSVQYVVLRGFYAYEDTRTPFYNTVIVAAVNAAASALCYVVLPARWAVVGMAASYGLAYMVGVGVAWRRLRKRLGGDLDGARVVRTYARLCMAAIPAALVGGVVGVALLELLGEGVLGSVAALICGGLLLLGIFFGAAKKMRIEEVNGLMGMVRGRLGR, from the coding sequence ATGAACGCGCCGTACGACGGTGACCGCGTGCATGGCGCGGGCGGGACGGGCGCCGACCGTGTGCCCCCGGAGACGGGACCGGACCAGATGGCTCCGGCCGACCCGTACCTCCAGCACGCCTACGACCACGACCCGTACCGGGCGCGCGACCTCGCCGCCCAGGACCCGGTCGGCGAAGCACTGTACGACCGGGCTTCCCACCCTCCGCCGCCCCCGGGCACGTACCAGGAGCCGCAGCCGCTCTACCAGCAGCCTCCCGCGTCCCAGTACCCCCCGGACCCCCGGCTCTGGGCCCAGACGCCCGCACCGGAGCCCGCAGGGCCCTCCCGGCACCTTCCCTACGGCGACGACGCCCTGACGACTCAGTTCGTGGGCGTCGACGACCTCGTCACCCGCGCCTCGGAGGACGAGGTGGAGCCGGACGCCTTCGCCCACCTCTTCCGGGACCAGGAGGGCCCCGCCGGCGGCCGGCACGCAGGTACGCCCGAACCCGAGCCCGCCAAGGCACCCGCGCCACAGAAGTCCGGCGGACGGGCCTCGGGACTGCTCAAGTCCAGTGCCCTGATGGCCGCCGGAACGCTCGTCTCCCGGCTCACCGGCTTCGTCCGGAGCCTGGTCATCACCGCAGCCCTCGGCGCCGCCCTGCTCGGTGACAGTTTCACCATCGCCTACACCCTGCCGACGATGATCTACATCCTCACCGTCGGCGGCGGTCTGAACTCCGTGTTCGTCCCCCAGCTCGTCCGGTCCATGAAGGACGACGAGGACGGCGGCGAAGCGTACGCCAACCGCCTGCTCACTCTGGTGATGGTCGCCCTCGGCGTGATCGTGGCCGCGGCCGTGTTCGCCGCGCCGCTGCTCATCCGACTGATGTCGCTCCCCATCGCCAGGGACCCCGCCGCCAACAGCGTGGCCGTCACCTTCGCGCGCTACTGCCTGCCGACGATCTTCTTCATGGGCGTGCACGTCGTGATGGGGCAGATCCTGAACGCGCGCGGCAAGTTCGGCGCGATGATGTGGACCCCGGTCCTCAACAACATCGTCATGATCGCCACGTTCGGTCTCTTCATCTGGGTCTACGGCACCTCGGCCGAGTCCCGGATGGGCGTCGAGACCATCCCGCCGGACGGCGTGCGACTGCTGGGCATCGGCACCCTGCTCGGCCTCACCGTGCAGGCGCTGGCGATGATCCCGTACCTGCGCGAGGCGGGATTCCGCTTCCGGCCGCGCTTCGACTGGAGGGGCCACGGCCTCGGCAAGACGATCAAGCTGGCCAAGTGGACCGTGCTCTTCGTCCTCGCCAACCAGGCAGGCGTCCTGGTCGTCACCCAGCTCGCCACCTCGGCCGGGAAGCTCTCCGGCCAGGACGGCACCGGTTTCCTCGCGTACTCCAACGCCCAGCTCATCTGGGGCATGCCGCAGGCCATCATCACCGTCTCCGTGATGGCAGCCCTGCTGCCCCGCATCGCCCGGGCCGCGCACGACAACGACCCCGGCGCGGTCCGCGACGACATCTCCCAGGGACTGCGGAACTCCGCCGTCGCGATCGTCCCGGTGTCCTTCGGCTTCCTCGCGCTCGGCCTGCCGATGTGCACCCTGCTCTACGGGTCCAGCGGGTCCGATGCCTCCCGGTCGATGGGCTTCATCCTGATGGCCTTCGCCCTCGGCCTCATCCCGTACTCGGTGCAGTACGTCGTGCTGCGCGGCTTCTACGCGTACGAGGACACCCGCACCCCCTTCTACAACACGGTCATCGTGGCGGCCGTCAATGCCGCCGCGTCGGCCCTCTGCTACGTCGTCCTCCCGGCCCGCTGGGCGGTGGTCGGCATGGCGGCGTCCTACGGCCTGGCTTACATGGTCGGAGTCGGCGTCGCCTGGCGCCGGCTGCGCAAGCGGCTCGGCGGCGATCTGGACGGCGCCCGCGTCGTCCGGACGTATGCCCGCCTCTGCATGGCGGCGATCCCTGCCGCCCTGGTCGGGGGTGTCGTGGGGGTCGCCCTGCTCGAACTTCTCGGCGAAGGCGTGCTCGGTTCGGTCGCCGCACTGATCTGCGGTGGCCTGCTCCTGCTCGGCATCTTCTTCGGAGCGGCCAAGAAGATGCGGATCGAAGAGGTGAACGGCCTGATGGGTATGGTCCGGGGACGGCTCGGCCGCTGA
- a CDS encoding protein kinase family protein produces MAERSTAAVDVADNSGDEPLAAKAEEATTDGTAEAKSAAGTSPDGVDDKDAGSPAEPPAPDLHSGHKLAKRYRLEECVTRLDGFSSWRAMDEKLRRAVGVHLLTANHPRARPVLAAARSSALLGDPRFVQVLDAVEEGDFVYVVHEWLPDAVELTALLAAGPMEAHDAFQLVGQLSQAMAAAHREGLAHLRLTPGAVLRSSTGQYRIRGLAVDAALRGITAERPLRTDTEAIGALLYAALTQRWPYENDAYGLAGLPKEVGLIAPDQVRAGVHRGLSELAMRALANDGATASRQEPPCTTPDELAKAVAAMPRILPPEPTFTAPPEYQRTTYQQGTYGRPSAHPAQAVPVMAAPPAPLQSRTGRALKWAVSALLIAALGLGSWQLAETLLDNKKTEETDTTRTTDSGSTDKNVLVSGKPITIVQARDYDPLGTDGGEKPEAIKNAYDGDPSTYWSTQSYYTAKFGALKTGVGMVLDLGEVQQVGSVDVSFLDGTTSVELRTAKDASPPSMPDGFTKVAEGSGTDVTLKPGNPVQARYLLVWLTELPGSGKDYRGKVSEIKVTS; encoded by the coding sequence GTGGCGGAACGTAGCACGGCTGCCGTCGACGTGGCCGACAACAGCGGCGACGAGCCGCTGGCCGCCAAGGCGGAAGAGGCCACGACCGACGGGACGGCTGAAGCCAAGAGCGCGGCGGGCACGAGCCCCGACGGCGTGGACGACAAGGACGCCGGCTCCCCCGCGGAGCCACCTGCGCCCGATCTGCACAGCGGCCACAAGCTGGCCAAGCGATACCGGCTCGAAGAGTGCGTCACCCGGCTGGACGGTTTCAGCAGCTGGCGCGCGATGGACGAGAAGCTGCGACGAGCGGTGGGCGTCCACCTGCTCACGGCGAACCATCCCCGCGCCCGGCCGGTCCTGGCGGCGGCACGCTCGTCCGCCCTGCTCGGCGACCCGCGGTTCGTCCAGGTGCTGGACGCCGTGGAAGAGGGCGACTTCGTCTACGTCGTCCACGAGTGGCTCCCGGACGCCGTCGAGCTCACCGCGCTGCTCGCCGCGGGCCCGATGGAGGCGCACGACGCGTTCCAGCTCGTCGGTCAGCTCTCCCAGGCCATGGCGGCGGCACACCGCGAGGGGCTGGCCCACCTGCGCCTGACCCCCGGCGCCGTCCTGCGCAGCTCCACGGGGCAGTACCGCATCCGCGGCCTCGCCGTGGACGCCGCCCTGCGGGGCATCACGGCCGAGCGTCCGCTGCGCACGGACACCGAGGCGATCGGCGCCCTGCTGTACGCGGCGCTCACGCAGCGGTGGCCCTACGAGAACGACGCCTACGGACTCGCCGGCCTGCCCAAGGAAGTGGGGCTCATCGCGCCCGACCAGGTCCGGGCGGGAGTCCACCGCGGTCTCTCGGAGCTCGCCATGCGCGCGCTCGCCAACGACGGCGCCACCGCCTCACGGCAGGAACCGCCCTGCACGACCCCGGACGAGCTGGCCAAGGCGGTCGCCGCGATGCCGCGCATCCTGCCGCCCGAGCCGACCTTCACCGCTCCGCCCGAGTACCAGCGGACCACCTACCAGCAGGGGACGTACGGGCGTCCGTCCGCCCATCCCGCGCAGGCGGTCCCGGTCATGGCCGCGCCTCCGGCCCCGCTCCAGAGCCGCACCGGCAGGGCCTTGAAGTGGGCCGTCTCCGCCCTGCTCATCGCCGCGCTGGGGCTCGGCAGCTGGCAGCTCGCCGAGACGCTCCTGGACAACAAGAAGACCGAGGAGACCGACACCACCCGGACGACGGACAGCGGCAGCACCGACAAGAACGTCCTCGTCTCGGGCAAGCCGATCACCATCGTGCAAGCCCGGGACTACGACCCTCTCGGCACCGACGGGGGCGAGAAGCCCGAGGCGATAAAGAACGCCTACGACGGTGACCCCAGCACCTACTGGTCCACCCAGAGCTACTACACCGCCAAGTTCGGTGCCCTCAAGACAGGCGTCGGCATGGTTCTCGACCTCGGCGAGGTGCAGCAGGTCGGTTCCGTGGACGTCTCCTTCCTCGACGGCACCACCTCGGTCGAACTGCGTACCGCGAAGGACGCGTCCCCACCGTCCATGCCCGACGGCTTCACCAAGGTGGCCGAGGGCTCGGGGACGGATGTGACGCTCAAGCCGGGGAACCCCGTCCAGGCGCGGTACCTTCTCGTCTGGCTCACCGAGCTGCCCGGCAGTGGGAAGGACTACCGGGGCAAGGTCTCCGAGATCAAGGTCACCAGCTGA
- the sigM gene encoding RNA polymerase sigma factor SigM — MDDARFADTSDQELLAQHVAGVPEAFGELVRRHRDRLWAVALRTLGDREEAADAVQDALVSAFRAAHTFRGQSAVTTWLHRITVNACLDRARKAASRRTSPVDTAERLDQLLEPHESAEAPAERRDLHRELLAALATLPPEQRAALVLVDMQGYPVAEAAAILDVPTGTVKSRCARGRARLLPLLNHLRGRDTDDPPLTSKEPPGSERNRSEDPFVPRPSAPRNAGAHDPAAAQGGGGHS, encoded by the coding sequence TTGGACGACGCCAGATTCGCCGACACCAGTGACCAGGAACTGCTGGCACAGCACGTGGCAGGCGTACCGGAAGCCTTCGGTGAGCTGGTGCGGCGCCACCGGGACCGTCTGTGGGCCGTGGCGCTGCGGACGCTCGGTGACCGGGAGGAAGCGGCGGACGCGGTCCAGGACGCCCTCGTCTCCGCCTTCCGCGCCGCCCACACCTTCCGGGGGCAGTCCGCCGTCACCACCTGGCTGCACCGGATCACCGTGAACGCCTGCCTCGACCGGGCACGCAAGGCCGCCTCCCGCAGGACCTCACCGGTGGACACCGCCGAGCGCCTCGATCAGTTGCTGGAGCCGCACGAGTCGGCCGAGGCACCCGCCGAGCGTCGGGATCTGCACCGCGAGCTGCTGGCCGCGCTCGCGACGCTCCCTCCCGAGCAGCGCGCCGCGTTGGTCCTCGTGGACATGCAGGGGTATCCCGTCGCGGAGGCGGCCGCGATTCTCGACGTGCCGACCGGCACGGTGAAAAGTCGCTGTGCCCGGGGACGGGCCCGCCTCCTGCCGCTGCTGAATCATCTGCGCGGGCGTGACACGGATGACCCACCGCTGACGAGCAAGGAGCCGCCAGGTTCCGAACGGAACCGATCAGAAGATCCATTCGTCCCACGGCCGTCAGCGCCGAGGAACGCAGGAGCGCATGATCCTGCCGCAGCGCAGGGCGGAGGCGGACACTCATGA
- a CDS encoding anti-sigma factor family protein: protein MTSTTDTTQHPDVTEISDFAEDILPVARATEIRRHLLTCALCEDVHSSLEEIRSLLGSLPEPSPVSADIADRIDAALAAETLLGSRTPSASPSASTDVSRETASQTAERPTTPTAEHIAEHAPGAPAGTPPKPGAPMSRSTAHPSSTSTGPGRGRFPRRRRVVLGTVFGAAILGMGALVFQTAATTTGASSDKAGSGSMAASAPPEGGADAAASSAVEFTTATLADQVRGLLGSASALQRTEGAKGTPQEAGPSGTPTVDRPLQAPSVPACVQRALGRTASALAVETGIYRGTDTYLVVLPHPTDGSLVTAYLVDAGCTAADPSDTGTVLFTHAYPRA, encoded by the coding sequence ATGACATCCACGACCGATACCACTCAGCACCCGGACGTCACCGAGATCTCCGACTTCGCTGAAGACATCCTCCCCGTCGCCCGGGCCACGGAGATCCGGCGTCACCTCCTCACCTGCGCGCTCTGCGAAGACGTGCACTCTTCCCTGGAGGAGATCCGCTCTCTGCTCGGCTCGCTGCCGGAGCCTTCCCCCGTATCGGCCGACATCGCCGACCGCATCGACGCGGCGCTAGCCGCCGAGACGCTTCTCGGCTCCCGCACCCCCTCGGCCTCCCCCTCGGCGAGCACCGATGTTTCACGTGAAACGGCATCGCAGACCGCGGAGCGGCCGACAACGCCCACCGCGGAGCACATCGCCGAGCATGCCCCGGGCGCGCCTGCCGGAACACCGCCGAAGCCCGGGGCACCGATGTCCCGTTCCACCGCCCATCCGTCGAGCACCTCCACAGGCCCCGGCCGGGGCCGTTTCCCTCGGCGCCGTCGCGTCGTCCTCGGGACCGTGTTCGGCGCCGCGATTCTGGGCATGGGCGCCCTCGTGTTCCAGACAGCAGCTACGACGACCGGAGCTTCGTCCGACAAGGCGGGCTCCGGGTCCATGGCTGCGTCCGCGCCCCCGGAGGGCGGCGCGGACGCAGCCGCCTCGTCCGCCGTCGAGTTCACCACGGCCACGCTCGCGGATCAGGTGCGCGGCCTGCTGGGCAGCGCTTCCGCGCTCCAGCGCACCGAGGGCGCCAAGGGCACGCCCCAGGAAGCAGGCCCCTCCGGGACGCCCACGGTCGACCGTCCACTGCAAGCGCCGTCCGTACCCGCCTGCGTCCAGCGGGCGCTCGGCCGTACCGCTTCCGCCCTCGCGGTGGAGACCGGGATCTACCGGGGGACCGATACCTACCTCGTGGTACTGCCGCACCCCACGGACGGTTCCCTGGTCACCGCCTACCTCGTCGACGCCGGATGCACCGCCGCCGATCCCTCGGACACGGGCACCGTTCTGTTCACCCACGCCTACCCCCGTGCCTGA
- the trxB gene encoding thioredoxin-disulfide reductase, translating to MSDVRNVIIIGSGPAGYTAALYTARASLKPLVFEGAVTAGGALMNTTDVENFPGFQDGIMGPDLMDNMRAQAERFGAELVPDDVVAVDLTGEIKTVTDTAGTVHRAKAVIVTTGSQHRKLGLPNEDALSGRGVSWCATCDGFFFKDQDIAVIGGGDTAMEEATFLSRFAKSVTIVHRRDTLRASKAMQERAFADPKINFAWDSEVAGVHGEQKLSGLTLRNTKTGETSELAVTGLFIAVGHDPRTELFKGQLDLDEEGYLKVQAPSTRTNLTGVFGAGDVVDHTYRQAITAAGTGCSAALDAERFLAALADEKLAEPEKTPAV from the coding sequence GTGAGCGACGTCCGTAATGTGATCATCATCGGCTCCGGGCCGGCTGGATACACGGCCGCCCTGTACACCGCTCGCGCCTCGCTGAAGCCCCTGGTCTTCGAGGGTGCCGTCACCGCCGGTGGTGCGCTGATGAACACCACCGACGTGGAGAACTTCCCCGGGTTCCAGGACGGCATCATGGGTCCCGATCTCATGGACAACATGCGCGCCCAGGCCGAGCGCTTCGGCGCGGAGCTGGTTCCGGACGACGTCGTCGCCGTGGATCTGACCGGTGAGATCAAGACGGTTACGGACACGGCGGGTACGGTCCACCGCGCCAAGGCCGTCATCGTGACCACCGGGTCCCAGCACCGGAAGCTCGGTCTGCCGAACGAGGACGCCCTCTCCGGGCGCGGCGTCTCGTGGTGCGCCACCTGCGACGGGTTCTTCTTCAAGGACCAGGACATCGCGGTGATCGGTGGCGGCGACACCGCCATGGAGGAGGCGACCTTCCTTTCCCGCTTCGCGAAGTCGGTCACCATCGTCCACCGCCGTGACACGCTCCGCGCTTCCAAGGCGATGCAGGAGCGCGCCTTCGCCGACCCGAAGATCAATTTCGCCTGGGACAGCGAGGTCGCCGGGGTTCACGGTGAGCAGAAGCTCTCCGGTCTGACCCTGCGCAACACCAAGACCGGCGAGACCTCCGAGCTGGCGGTCACCGGCCTCTTCATCGCTGTCGGCCACGACCCGCGGACCGAGCTTTTCAAGGGTCAGCTCGACCTCGACGAGGAGGGCTACCTCAAGGTCCAGGCCCCCTCGACCCGTACCAACCTCACGGGCGTCTTCGGTGCCGGCGACGTCGTCGACCACACCTACCGTCAGGCCATCACCGCGGCAGGCACCGGTTGCTCGGCCGCTCTCGACGCCGAACGCTTCCTGGCCGCCCTGGCGGACGAGAAGCTCGCCGAGCCGGAGAAGACCCCGGCCGTCTGA
- the trxA gene encoding thioredoxin — MAGALKNVTDATFEEEVLKSGKPVLVDFWAAWCGPCRQIAPSLEAIAAEHDEIEIVKLNIDENPETAAKYGVMSIPTLNVYQGGEVAKTIVGAKPKAAIIRDLEDFIVAK, encoded by the coding sequence GTGGCCGGCGCGCTGAAGAACGTTACCGACGCTACTTTCGAGGAAGAGGTCCTCAAGAGCGGCAAGCCCGTTCTCGTGGACTTCTGGGCCGCTTGGTGCGGCCCGTGCCGCCAGATCGCCCCCTCCCTGGAGGCCATCGCGGCTGAGCACGACGAGATCGAGATCGTGAAGCTCAACATCGACGAGAACCCGGAAACCGCCGCGAAGTACGGCGTGATGTCCATTCCGACGCTCAACGTCTACCAGGGTGGCGAGGTCGCCAAGACCATCGTCGGCGCCAAGCCCAAGGCCGCGATCATCCGCGACCTCGAAGACTTCATCGTCGCGAAGTAA
- a CDS encoding GNAT family N-acetyltransferase: protein MGRRLVPLTLDNLPDLPQRCRSCVFWELDPVRAEAAIKAGESETAKESWLSAVLLEWGSCGRLVHVDEVPVGYVLYAPPAYVPRSIAFPTSPVSPDAVQLITGWIDPAYQRQGLGRVMVQTVAKDLLQRGFKAIEAFGEARWTEPACLLPADHLLAVGFKTVRPHPVHPRLRLDLRTTLSWREDVELALDRLLGVVQKEPVLRPL from the coding sequence ATGGGGCGTCGGCTCGTACCGCTCACCCTGGACAACCTTCCGGATCTTCCCCAGCGCTGTCGTTCCTGTGTGTTCTGGGAGTTGGACCCCGTCAGGGCGGAAGCCGCGATCAAGGCGGGCGAGTCGGAGACGGCGAAGGAATCCTGGCTCTCCGCCGTTCTCCTGGAGTGGGGCTCCTGCGGGCGTCTGGTCCACGTCGACGAGGTGCCGGTGGGCTATGTGCTCTACGCCCCGCCGGCCTACGTACCGCGCTCCATCGCCTTTCCCACCAGTCCGGTCTCACCTGACGCCGTGCAGTTGATCACCGGGTGGATCGACCCCGCCTACCAGCGACAGGGGCTCGGAAGGGTCATGGTGCAGACGGTGGCGAAGGACCTGCTCCAACGGGGCTTCAAGGCGATCGAAGCCTTCGGTGAAGCGCGATGGACGGAACCCGCGTGTCTGCTCCCGGCGGATCACCTCCTGGCAGTGGGCTTCAAGACGGTCAGGCCTCATCCCGTCCATCCGCGTCTGCGACTGGATCTGCGGACGACGCTCTCCTGGCGGGAAGACGTCGAGCTGGCGTTGGACCGGCTGCTGGGAGTGGTGCAGAAGGAACCCGTGCTCCGGCCGCTCTAG